The Clostridium sp. AWRP genome has a window encoding:
- a CDS encoding FadR/GntR family transcriptional regulator codes for MIDISFRPVSSKKLYLQIYNQILSEIQSGSFKVGDKLPTERELCAQFQVSRAPIRQALSALELNGIIYSRQGEGVYVKSIQLLNDDSKSKALVEAASPEDIVEARMSIEPFVAKYAAMRATDEDIKKIDLTLGKMEKETAEGIFLSETDDELHNDIARASHNDLFIKFMMDISVSKQQQGLWKFIQDKTFNRPEYRDANFNEHKSIIESIRDHNAKEAMKRMNNHMKNLYDRYWRE; via the coding sequence GTGATTGATATTTCTTTTAGACCTGTATCTAGTAAAAAACTATATTTACAAATTTATAATCAAATTCTTTCAGAAATTCAATCAGGTTCGTTTAAAGTGGGCGATAAATTACCAACTGAAAGAGAATTATGTGCACAGTTCCAAGTGAGTCGCGCGCCTATTAGACAAGCACTTAGTGCATTGGAATTAAATGGAATTATATATTCCCGTCAGGGAGAGGGAGTTTATGTTAAAAGTATTCAATTATTAAATGATGATTCTAAATCGAAGGCATTAGTGGAAGCTGCATCACCTGAAGACATTGTAGAAGCAAGAATGTCTATAGAGCCGTTTGTTGCAAAATATGCTGCTATGAGAGCTACAGATGAAGATATTAAAAAGATAGATCTGACTTTAGGTAAAATGGAAAAGGAAACAGCTGAAGGCATATTTTTGTCAGAAACAGATGATGAATTGCATAATGACATAGCAAGAGCTTCTCATAATGATCTATTTATAAAATTTATGATGGATATAAGTGTTTCAAAACAGCAGCAGGGTTTGTGGAAATTTATTCAAGATAAAACGTTTAATCGTCCTGAATATAGAGATGCTAATTTTAATGAGCATAAATCTATTATAGAGTCGATTAGAGATCATAATGCCAAAGAAGCTATGAAGAGAATGAATAATCATATGAAGAATTTGTATGATAGGTATTGGAGAGAGTAA